The following are encoded together in the Paludisphaera mucosa genome:
- a CDS encoding polymorphic toxin-type HINT domain-containing protein has translation MITTWALGAVLGMVGGPADGSAGPDLAAYESARASAGRDAEAQVRLALWCEARGMAAERTTHLMRAVLVDPENARARGLLGQVKHEGRWLRPADVAKAVEESPERQALLREYLDRRAKTRDKADDLYRLALWCEDRGLTQAMVAHLHRVVQLDPGREGAWRRLGYKKVSGRWIKPEIQAAAKAERETQARADQAWRARLAAIKAGLASRDGAKRAEALAALQAIDDPRAVRTLWVAFAEAGDERGQATAVEAFARIEGPGASLGLATLAVFSPHAGIRQEASRRLVGRDPRDFGGFLASLVSDEIKYKVKTIDGPGSQGELLIMGPESNVRRIYSSLEAPPPPITVSLDHGGYRSIRVPLGPTTTLASYNGASLAAQLAEAERSKVDGTPPVSRTLHAAGLSTELSQMVAEAAMPGSTNFSPGRVALLPQSSPLPVYGQDAPTLAPAGLTPGQALVESGRMIPTAVGFAETISIADLTKELTRDPSPANIQKLGGPNFRPILDSGLTIPVDLMIEHARNSVYVSRQQMADDVAWIEAANEPVRTLNERATTILKTVSGQDYGYDPRKWRDWVFDVNGYGVPWRSPEPEVPTFIEEVPLAYNPTIFFPVETGAILGFTKAGPSCFAGGTPVRTLRGDRPIEAIRAGDLVLSQDTTTGKLAYQPVVQVMHNPPNTTYKIDLGRETVHPTGIHRFWKAGRGWIMAREVKAGDRLRTVGGTVEVVSVEKEPVQPVFNLLLSGGDNFCVGSIGLIAHDNGFVEPVARPFDGVPATTDLAATAKP, from the coding sequence ATGATCACGACGTGGGCTCTGGGCGCGGTCCTGGGGATGGTCGGGGGCCCGGCCGACGGGTCGGCCGGGCCCGACCTCGCGGCGTACGAATCGGCGAGGGCCTCGGCCGGCCGCGACGCCGAGGCGCAGGTGAGGCTGGCCCTCTGGTGCGAGGCCCGCGGCATGGCCGCCGAGCGCACCACCCACCTGATGCGCGCCGTGCTGGTCGACCCCGAGAACGCCCGCGCCCGCGGGCTGCTCGGCCAGGTGAAGCATGAGGGACGGTGGCTGCGGCCCGCCGACGTGGCGAAGGCCGTCGAGGAGTCGCCCGAGCGGCAGGCGCTGCTGCGCGAGTACCTGGACCGCCGGGCGAAGACCCGGGACAAAGCCGACGACCTGTATCGCCTGGCCCTCTGGTGCGAGGACCGGGGCCTGACGCAGGCGATGGTCGCGCACCTGCACCGGGTGGTCCAGCTCGACCCCGGCCGCGAGGGCGCCTGGCGGCGGCTGGGGTACAAGAAGGTCTCGGGCCGCTGGATCAAGCCGGAGATCCAGGCGGCCGCGAAGGCCGAGCGCGAGACCCAGGCCCGGGCCGACCAGGCCTGGCGGGCGAGGCTCGCGGCGATCAAGGCCGGCCTCGCGAGCAGGGACGGGGCGAAGCGGGCCGAGGCCCTGGCGGCCCTGCAGGCGATCGACGACCCCCGCGCCGTCCGGACGCTCTGGGTCGCCTTCGCCGAGGCGGGCGACGAGCGCGGCCAGGCGACGGCCGTCGAGGCGTTCGCCCGGATCGAGGGGCCGGGGGCGTCCCTGGGCCTGGCGACGCTGGCCGTGTTCAGCCCCCACGCCGGGATCCGGCAGGAGGCGTCGCGACGCCTCGTCGGCCGCGACCCGCGCGACTTCGGCGGGTTCCTGGCGAGCCTCGTGAGCGACGAGATCAAGTACAAGGTCAAGACCATCGACGGCCCCGGCTCGCAGGGCGAGCTGCTCATCATGGGCCCGGAGTCGAACGTCCGGCGCATCTACTCTTCGCTCGAGGCCCCCCCGCCCCCCATCACCGTCTCGCTCGACCACGGCGGCTACCGATCGATCCGCGTGCCCTTGGGCCCGACGACGACCCTCGCGTCCTACAACGGCGCGTCGCTCGCCGCGCAGTTGGCCGAGGCGGAGCGCTCCAAGGTGGATGGGACGCCTCCCGTGTCCAGGACCCTCCATGCCGCCGGCCTGTCGACCGAGCTGAGCCAGATGGTCGCCGAGGCGGCCATGCCCGGTTCGACCAACTTCTCGCCCGGGAGGGTGGCTCTTCTGCCCCAGTCGTCCCCCTTGCCGGTGTACGGGCAAGACGCGCCGACCCTCGCCCCCGCGGGCCTCACCCCCGGCCAGGCCCTGGTCGAGTCCGGCCGGATGATCCCCACGGCCGTCGGCTTCGCCGAGACGATCTCGATCGCGGACCTGACCAAGGAGCTGACCCGGGACCCGAGCCCGGCGAACATCCAGAAGCTCGGCGGCCCGAACTTCCGGCCCATCCTCGATTCGGGCCTCACCATCCCCGTGGACTTGATGATCGAGCATGCCAGGAATTCCGTCTACGTCTCCCGGCAGCAGATGGCCGACGACGTCGCCTGGATCGAGGCGGCCAACGAGCCGGTGCGCACGCTCAACGAGCGGGCCACGACGATCTTGAAGACGGTCAGCGGCCAGGATTACGGGTACGATCCTCGAAAATGGCGGGACTGGGTCTTCGACGTCAACGGCTACGGCGTGCCTTGGCGGTCCCCGGAGCCGGAAGTCCCGACCTTCATCGAGGAGGTCCCCCTGGCTTACAACCCCACCATCTTTTTCCCCGTGGAAACCGGGGCCATCCTGGGCTTCACGAAGGCCGGCCCGTCGTGCTTCGCGGGGGGGACGCCCGTCCGCACGCTGCGGGGCGACCGGCCGATCGAGGCGATCCGGGCGGGCGACCTGGTGCTCAGCCAGGACACCACCACGGGTAAGCTGGCCTATCAGCCGGTCGTCCAGGTGATGCACAACCCGCCCAACACGACCTACAAGATCGACCTGGGCAGGGAGACGGTCCACCCCACGGGCATCCACCGCTTCTGGAAGGCCGGCCGCGGCTGGATCATGGCTCGCGAGGTCAAGGCCGGCGACCGGCTGCGGACCGTCGGCGGGACGGTCGAGGTCGTCTCGGTGGAGAAGGAGCCGGTCCAGCCGGTGTTCAACCTGCTGCTCTCGGGCGGCGACAACTTCTGCGTCGGGTCGATCGGCCTGATCGCCCACGACAACGGCTTCGTCGAGCCGGTGGCGCGGCCGTTCGACGGCGTCCCGGCCACCACCGACCTGGCCGCGACCGCCAAGCCCTGA
- a CDS encoding serine hydrolase domain-containing protein, which yields MKRSWRAAVLCAFVGASASASEPLSRGEPEAQGVSSAAIREFVLGADAIDSFHSVMLVRHGKVVAEGWWAPFDAETRHALFSLSKSFTSTAVGLAAAEGKLSVDDPVLKFFPEDAPAEPSANLKAMRVSDLLRMSTGHQDEPKRPDDQVWTKVFLGHPVPNKPGTHFLYNTSGTYMASAIVQKATGQTVLDYLRPRLFDPLGIDDPEWGASPQGVSLGGYGLSVRTEDIAKFGQLYLQKGRWNGKQLVPEAWVAAATKLQTSNGSNPKSDWEQGYGYQFWRARHGAYRGDGAFGQYCVVMPEQDAVLAVTSAVKDMQSVLDLAWDRLLPGLKKDALPPDPAAREALAQALRNLKMKPPEGAAAPGSSVKAVGRTFAFEPNPRKLEALRVEQGGANEGSITLVLRVDGAERRIPCGRGEWTKSRAAVAGFPEQPAAAAAAWTADDVLTAKVVLVESPFNVTYRIKFEGDRVTVDPEVNVAFGATRGAPLVGKAE from the coding sequence ATGAAGCGGTCATGGCGGGCGGCGGTCCTGTGCGCGTTCGTGGGGGCGTCGGCCTCGGCTTCGGAGCCCCTGTCGCGGGGCGAGCCCGAGGCGCAGGGGGTGTCGTCGGCGGCGATCCGGGAGTTCGTCCTGGGGGCGGACGCGATCGACTCGTTCCACAGCGTGATGCTCGTCCGCCACGGCAAGGTCGTGGCCGAGGGCTGGTGGGCGCCCTTCGACGCCGAGACCCGGCACGCGCTCTTCTCGCTGAGCAAGAGCTTCACCTCCACGGCCGTCGGCCTGGCCGCCGCCGAGGGCAAGCTGAGCGTCGACGACCCGGTGCTCAAGTTCTTCCCCGAGGACGCCCCGGCCGAGCCGAGCGCCAACCTCAAGGCGATGCGGGTCAGCGACCTCTTGCGGATGTCGACGGGCCACCAGGACGAGCCCAAGCGGCCCGACGACCAGGTCTGGACCAAGGTCTTCCTCGGCCACCCCGTGCCCAACAAGCCCGGCACCCACTTCCTTTACAACACGTCGGGCACGTACATGGCCTCGGCCATCGTCCAGAAGGCGACCGGCCAGACCGTGCTCGACTACCTCCGCCCCCGCCTGTTCGACCCCCTGGGGATCGACGACCCCGAATGGGGCGCGAGCCCGCAGGGCGTCTCGCTGGGCGGCTACGGCCTGAGCGTGCGGACAGAGGACATCGCCAAATTCGGGCAGCTTTATCTGCAGAAGGGTCGATGGAACGGCAAGCAGCTCGTCCCCGAGGCCTGGGTCGCCGCGGCGACGAAGCTCCAGACCTCCAACGGCAGCAACCCCAAGAGCGACTGGGAGCAGGGCTACGGCTACCAGTTCTGGCGGGCCCGCCACGGCGCGTACCGGGGCGACGGCGCCTTCGGCCAGTACTGCGTCGTCATGCCCGAGCAGGACGCCGTGCTGGCCGTCACCAGCGCCGTGAAGGACATGCAGTCGGTCCTCGACCTCGCCTGGGACCGCCTCTTGCCCGGCCTCAAGAAGGACGCGCTGCCCCCCGACCCGGCCGCCCGCGAGGCCCTGGCGCAGGCGCTCAGGAACCTCAAGATGAAGCCCCCCGAAGGGGCCGCCGCGCCCGGGTCGTCGGTGAAGGCGGTCGGCCGGACGTTCGCGTTCGAGCCCAACCCCCGGAAGCTCGAAGCCCTGCGCGTGGAGCAGGGGGGGGCGAACGAGGGCTCGATCACCCTGGTCCTCCGGGTCGACGGCGCCGAGCGCCGCATCCCCTGCGGCCGGGGCGAGTGGACGAAGTCGCGCGCCGCCGTCGCCGGCTTCCCCGAGCAGCCCGCCGCCGCCGCGGCCGCCTGGACGGCCGACGACGTCCTGACCGCCAAGGTCGTCCTCGTCGAGTCCCCGTTCAACGTCACCTACCGGATCAAGTTCGAGGGCGACCGCGTCACCGTCGACCCCGAGGTCAACGTCGCCTTCGGCGCGACCCGCGGGGCCCCGCTCGTCGGCAAGGCGGAATGA